TGTGgttgtcctcctctcttctccccccccccccctcccccagtgtgCTGCCTTAGTGGGTGAGGACCAGCCCCTCTGTCCAGACCTGCCAGAGCTGGACCTATCAGAGCTGGACGTCAGCGACCTGGACGCAGACAGCTTCCTGGGCGGACTCAAGTGGTACAGTGACCAATCAGAGATCATCTCCAGTCAGTATGGCAACGAGGCTTCGAATCTCTTTGAGGTAAGGCGCCATGTTATTCTGTTCCCGTATCTCCATGGTTGTCTGTCGAAGCCTAATTGCTTGATTTATGTCAAGGCAATGGAGCTTGGCAGTGCAGTCTCTTGTGCTTGCTTGTTTATCTGGAAAACAGGAAGCGGATGTTAGTTAAAATGAACCCGCTAAGGTCAGGTCCTGTCATGACTGGCATCAGTGGCAAATGTGGAACAACCCTGGAATCACACTATATTGCCTTTTTGAGTACTACACACTTCCCACTGGACTCAGTAACTGAAATAAGTGAGTTCACAGACTAtaacccctctcacctccccactccccaccaCCAATAGTACAGAGAGGAGATAACAGGAGCTGGTGATAAGCTGCAGACGACCTTTGTCTCACTGGTTGGACGCAAGTCCGGCGGTGCCTTATCAAGCCTCCCGTCATTCATTTCATTCCACTCAGCGTTTTTACGAGTGGCGCACATCTGAAAGAGCAACgaccaaacctggcaacctggCAAAcctggggagtcagatggctgagtagtgagggagtcgggctagtgatctgaaggttgccagttcgattcccagccgtgccaaatgatgttgtgtccttgggcaaggcacttcaccctacttgcctcggggggaatgtccctgtacttactgtacgtcgctctggataagagcgtctgctaaatgactaaatgtaatgtaatgtaaaaatgtaaatgtaacccccCTTGCCCGGCACTCCTCTGTGTCGCAAGAGGCCTCCCCTCCAAAGATTTAACCTCTCGCGTTCTCACTGCTTCTTGGGTCTAGGTCTTTTCCTGGTCCAGGCTGACCTATCAGGTCTCCTCCT
This portion of the Osmerus eperlanus unplaced genomic scaffold, fOsmEpe2.1 SCAFFOLD_331, whole genome shotgun sequence genome encodes:
- the LOC134015786 gene encoding peroxisome proliferator-activated receptor gamma coactivator 1-alpha-like, with amino-acid sequence MAWDRCNQDSVWRELECAALVGEDQPLCPDLPELDLSELDVSDLDADSFLGGLKWYSDQSEIISSQYGNEASNLFE